CGGTCTTGAGCTTGATCATGTGTTGGGATGGTAAGGATCTTCGCCCAGAGCGCAAGTGAACTTCGGCACCGTTCACGCGGTGTTCACGGTCGCAGGCTCGGCTGTGGCAGTGTGCCTGCATGCCGTGGATTGACACCGTGCCAGACGACCAGTGGGATGACGACCTTGCCCCTCTTCACTCCCAGGTGGTCGATCGCGACCTGGGCCGCGTCGACAACATCATGGCGATTCACTCGCTCAACCCCCGCGGCTTGGCGGCCCACAACGCTCTGTACGGGTCGGCGATGGCGGGCACAGCGACACTCCGAAAGGTCGAGCGCGAGTTAGTCGCCTACGTGGTCAGCCTCGAGAACCACTGCCATTACTGAATGGTCCACCATCGGCGCGGTCTGCGCCGGCTGCTGAAGGACGACGCACTGCTGGTCGCCATCGAGGCCGACTGGCGCTCGGCCGACCTGGGGCCCAAGCGTCGGGCGATGTTGGACTACGCGGTCAAGTTGACGCTGGCGCCGGGCGAGATGGTCGCCGCCGATGTCGCAGCCCTTCGGGCGGTCGGCTTCGGCGACCGCGACATCCTCGACATCTGCGAGGTCACCGCCTATTACGCGTACGTCAACCGCATCGCCGATGGTCTGGGCGTCGACCTCGAAGACTGGTACCCACCCGAGCCCGACTGAAACCCCGGTGTTTCAAATTCTCAAGCGGAGAACACCACAGGGGTCCACACCAGGATGTCGTTGCCCACCTGGCCCTGGTCGTCGACCGTGGCAGCCCGTACCTCGAAGCGCAGCAGTCGGCCACCGTCGACGGGGCGTTCTTCGGTGAGGGTGTGGCGGAACTCCAGCAGGTCGCCCTCGAACGCCGGGCCGATGTGGTCGCAGCCATCCCACGACACGACGGTGGCGATGCCGGGCAGCACCCGCGACAGCGACGACTGCGCCAGCCCCTGAACGTGCCCGCCATAGACCAGCCGCTTGCCGTAGATGCTGGTGGTGGCGTCGCGGTGAACAAAGGCCTGGTTGAAGGTCATGCGGGCCAGCGATGGGGCCAGGTCGACGTGGTCGCGCATTGCGTCGGTGCGGGTTTCGCCGATGGGCCAGTCGGTCGAGGGAAGCGACCCCAGATCCCACGAAGGCACCAGCTGGGCGACCTCGTCGAATGGGGCCGGTTCGGAAGGGCCTGGAATGTCGGCCGAGTGGCCCGGCACAGGGCCGCGGCTGGCCACCAAGGCGCACCGTTCATAGCGCGCCACCGGCCCGTTGTCTGCGACCGTCTCGATGCCCAGCCAGACCTTGCCCCGGTGCTGTTCGCCCTTGGGCTTAGAGTCGCACAGGCCCAGAACGGTCGCGGTCGTCTGCAGCGTCTCGCCGACCTCGACCGGGCGAAGGATGCGCACCGAGCGGTAGTACAGGTTGGCGACCGCCCTGCGGGTTGCGTTGGTCGTCTGGCCGATCGAGTACTGCATCACCAGTGCCGGGTTCACCAGCGCACCATCAGAGCCGCTGACCGACTTGTAGGCACGACGATCAGACGACGGCAGGTGCTGGTCGCCGGTGATCATCCGGTAGGCGACGTTGTCGGCCTCGGTGACGGTGGCGGGCGGAAGCGGCGGGATCGTCATCCCCTGCTCGAACTCGT
This genomic stretch from Acidimicrobiales bacterium harbors:
- a CDS encoding peroxidase-related enzyme (This protein belongs to a clade of uncharacterized proteins related to peroxidases such as the alkylhydroperoxidase AhpD.), which translates into the protein MPWIDTVPDDQWDDDLAPLHSQVVDRDLGRVDNIMAIHSLNPRGLAAHNALYGSAMAGTATLRKVERELVAYVVSLENHCHYUMVHHRRGLRRLLKDDALLVAIEADWRSADLGPKRRAMLDYAVKLTLAPGEMVAADVAALRAVGFGDRDILDICEVTAYYAYVNRIADGLGVDLEDWYPPEPD